CTGTGACTCTGTGGCTATATCCTGAACGGTTACCTGCAATCTAATACGGTACCAGATGAACCTCTTTTGAACCGACAGGCAGACATAGGTTTATCAACCAGTTTGGGTTTTTTCGGTATCGGCTGTGAACTCGTTCATCATAATTAAGGGTAATGGTATTGCGATAGATTAATGCCTCGTCTTTAGAGACTATGGCACCGTTAAAATGCACCCCATTTCCCAATCTACCTGCACAGGCATGATTGGTATAAATGATAGATTCAATCTTATTGATGTGATTTGTGGCAATATCACCAAATTCATCCGTATCAGGAGGTAATCTATAAAACTCAGTAATTGGCACTTGCGTTTGAACATCCGACCAGTTATACATATCGTCAAATATTTCATCTCCATCAAGGTCTTCGGTTTTTGATTGAAAGATACCATCATTTTCGGTTGGGTCTGTCCAATAGCCTCCATCTGGGTGTTCCGGGTCATTTATCCAGACATTAGTATCTGGTATGCCATCTGCTCCTACATCCTCACAACCCATATCAAATAGCCAGTAATTAGAATACCATTTATCGTTTCCATAATATCCAAAATAAGGGTCTTTGGTATAATCACCAATAATCACATTTTCGCGTGCGGCTAAACCGAGAATATCTTTATCTTTATTTGCCTCAACCCACTGGTCAACGACCTCTGGGTTATCCGAGTCTGGTCGAGGAGAGGAAGGGGCATTTTTATAATCTATATCTGCGGCAATGTAAATATTTCTACCCGCATAAATAGTTCCCGTTCCTTTAACCGTGCCTTTGACGATAACATCACCCCGAATAACAACAGGTCCTTTTATCTCAATGGGATTAGAAGGAGTGCCTTCAAGAATAATATTTCCTGATTCACCTGCTTCATCCCCAAAAACCTTATCAATCACTATTTCATCTCCTATTTTAATAGAACTATTTTTTTCAAAGGCTAAATTTTCATAGAAGTCAATTGCTTGTAAATTAGGCATTTCTAATTTCTCTACCCCTTCATACACATTGTAATCCTGTCCGCCAGGTGTCTTCCATGTGCCTCGAATCTCACCAGAGGCATAGACATCACCAACTACTGTTGGGTCATATTTAAAATCAAAATCACCATTTGAGCGAATATCACCATTAGCCGTGATGCCACTTCCATAAAACCAGCCCCAATTGTTGAGAAAATAAACATAGTCAAAGACATAGGAAGGTGGGTAAAGGACAACAACAGCGGCAGAACAAACTGTAACAGACGCCTTTTCTATCCCTAACACTCTGGCAAATACCGTAGTTATTTCCTTTGACACCTTTAATGTAATCGTTCCATTATCAATTATTTGAATATCCTCATTGGTAATCTGGAAACCATTAGCCTCGACTAATCTAATTGCTTCTGTTGTTGCTGAACCAGGGGCATCAGGGAGTTGCCAGGCACCAGCTAAAGCGCCGGCATCTAAGGCATTTTGCAATTGTGTCTGGAAAAGATAAACTCGCCCAACATCAACCGCTAATGCCGCTACCCCTAAAAAAACCATCATAAATAAAGCGACAAATATGACAACCTGTCCTCGTTCTCTCATTTTTCCACCCTCCTGATAAGTGTTCCTAATTAATCTTACAGAGTTATTTATACCCCCCATAGTGTAAACACATACCTTCAAGATTGAAGAGGCATTACGGCAATTTGTAACCGTTCAGGATATAGCCACAGAGTTACAGAGAACACAGAGGGAATATATAACTACGAATGAACACAAATACAAAAAAATTCGACCTGTGCGGTTAGAAATTACAAGTAAATTCCCTCAAACCTGAAAGGTTTGACTTTTACATAACCGTAGATAAAATCTACGGAGAGAAGAAAAACTCCTGCTTACTACTCAACCCTGAAAGGGTTGAATTCTAACCATGGATTACATTCGACCCTTTCAGGGTCGACTTTTACTGGCGTTTATTTCCGTAGATTGCATCTACGGTTATTTAAAATTCGACGCTTTCAGCGTCAATAACCTAAAACCTAACCGCACAGGTCGAAAAAATTTGTAGTACAAGGCTTTAACCTCGCTTCTGGCAAGCCAAAAGGCGAACCTAAAGATTCGCACTACATTTATGGGATGTCAGAGGTTAATTCGTGTGCATTTGTGATTAATTTCCTTAATTCTCTGTGAACTCTGTGCCTCTGTGGC
The bacterium DNA segment above includes these coding regions:
- a CDS encoding Tad domain-containing protein — translated: MRERGQVVIFVALFMMVFLGVAALAVDVGRVYLFQTQLQNALDAGALAGAWQLPDAPGSATTEAIRLVEANGFQITNEDIQIIDNGTITLKVSKEITTVFARVLGIEKASVTVCSAAVVVLYPPSYVFDYVYFLNNWGWFYGSGITANGDIRSNGDFDFKYDPTVVGDVYASGEIRGTWKTPGGQDYNVYEGVEKLEMPNLQAIDFYENLAFEKNSSIKIGDEIVIDKVFGDEAGESGNIILEGTPSNPIEIKGPVVIRGDVIVKGTVKGTGTIYAGRNIYIAADIDYKNAPSSPRPDSDNPEVVDQWVEANKDKDILGLAARENVIIGDYTKDPYFGYYGNDKWYSNYWLFDMGCEDVGADGIPDTNVWINDPEHPDGGYWTDPTENDGIFQSKTEDLDGDEIFDDMYNWSDVQTQVPITEFYRLPPDTDEFGDIATNHINKIESIIYTNHACAGRLGNGVHFNGAIVSKDEALIYRNTITLNYDERVHSRYRKNPNWLINLCLPVGSKEVHLVPY